Part of the Vigna angularis cultivar LongXiaoDou No.4 chromosome 1, ASM1680809v1, whole genome shotgun sequence genome, TGAGAAATTGTCTCAAATTATTTGGCTAATTGTCTCAAATGTCTATTTAATAGTCATTTACATGTCTATTTAATGGGCACTTAGATACCCATTTCCTATGATGCTCAAGAACTTGCTTCAAGATATTTGTAGTGTGTTTTTAGTAAGTATCTTCATTTTGTATGTCTTGAATAatattttccaattatttttctGAATCAAATGACCATTTAATTTTAGTGGCATTTGCATGCCTGTTTATTTCTCTCCTGGCTGTAAATGtaacttatttatttcttttggtgTAGATAAGTTCCCAGAAGAAAAAAACTGGTGTTGTTGCTCCCAAACGATTTGTACAGAGGCTGAAAAAACAGAATGAACTCTTCCGTAGCTATATGCACCAGGTATGTGTTTAAACTGTCAAGAATGAGCTTCATGTGTAGAAAGGCAATTATTCTAGAAAACCTTTAAATTTCTTTTGACAGTAATGTTTGTATTACAATAAGGAGGTTAATTTTTATCATGGTCACAAACAAagttttctatgtttttatttttctccctGCTTATGAAAGTATGTTATGCATATCGGCATCTTATGCACATGCCCTTTCCTATAAGTTGCAGCTTATTTAAACATGAATCCTAGCTAGAGATGCTACTGTATGTATTAAAGATTTCTCGCTGGCCTTGTTGAGGTATATTATCAGTTGTCATGTTGGCAGATCAAGAGTTAGATTAGTGTTACCTTTGTAATGCATCTCGTCTAGTTTGGTTTGGACCAAATTTTCAGGTTTACAATTTGTGCTCTTGAACTCGGTATGAACATCTTTTAATAAACAGGAAATTCTTTTGAACtgtttgtaataaaattaatttgaaatgttCATGTTGCTTGTACATTTTTGGGCCTTTTTTATATACTTGAACTGGAACATGTACACTTCAAATTGGATTCCTATTATATATCCTGTTGGAAGCATATAATACCATTACTTTGGCAACAACTCTTTTGACTTTGGCATATTGTATCATTACTTTATTATGTCTAGTGATGCTTTTACTGTGTATCAGTGCATTGTCTTATTAGTTTTCCCCCCTTCCCTTTTGAGTAAATTATCTTTTGACTCATGTTCAGTGTTCATCTTTGGAAATGGCTTTAACTGAGTTTGTACAATGacaatttgttatttttgaatgaGGTTGTTTATTATAAATGTTACCAAACTCGTGTGCGTATAagtgtattttttatttcttgattGTTATTATCTGTTAAACTCTGCTTCATTGATTGCATAAGGGCTCTTGTTAAAGTTTTTTAGTAGACAACATTTTTATTGTGGATCTTCTTTTTATGGTAGGATGCCCATGAATTTTTGAACTTTTTGCTGAATGAACTTGTTGACATTCTTGAGAAAGAGAGCCAAGCTGCAAAAACTGCTGATCAGGAGACCTCACCACCTTCTGAAAAGGCCGCTAATGGCCCCAAGAATGGTCAAGCTAATGGTGTTCACAAAGAGCCATTAGTTACTTGGGTACACAAAAATTTTCAGGTGACTTGCTTTGTCAAttcaatgtttatattttttagcaTGTTTCCTGCTGCATGAGAGGGGACCATAAATAGCTAACTTTCTATTTAATCAGTCAATTACATCTCTTTTAAAGTGCACATGAATTGTTGTTTGCAAGTTTAGGTTTCTTAAATTTATGGATAATCCATTCATATTGGCTTCTATGTAAATTATAAGAGAAACCTGTGCATTTTCGTAGATTCTATTAcactatattaatttattacagATTAACTTTATTACTAAACAATGTGCAAAATAGTAATTTCACTcgtactttatttatttttattgtgggGAGAGGGTGTGGTTGATCTTCCTCTGCACTCTAGTGatacaatatattttacttCTATTTTTGTGGAATTTTATTGTTGTAACTTGGTCTGACCAGGGAATACTCACCAATGAGACAAGGTGCTTGCAATGTGAAACAGTGACAGCTAGAGATGAAACATTTTTAGACTTGAGTCTTGATATTGAGCAGAACAGCTCAATTACAAGCTGTTTGAAAAATTTCAGTTCCACTGAGACACTGAACGCTGAAGACAAATTCTTTTGTGACAAATGCTGCAGGTATACGGCTTTTTGGCACAATTTGTTTCTGTAGTTACCTGTTCAACCGTTTTGAATCATGTGTATAGCTGAACTAATCTGCTGCTTGTTTATTTAGTAAGGGCAACAGCAATCGAGTCTTGTCCCACTAGAATTAGTTGTCTGTGTGGATTTGTCatgtcattttttatgttgaaaaccaaattttcagaaaatcttTTGGATCAAGATCATTTCTAACAGTTTTTCCTCAAGTTTCTAGAGTGCATCTTCTACCTCTTGTAACTGGAGTGAAATAGTTTGTGATCAAACACATCTTAAAAAGcttaaatatcttattttgttttgtggAAATTCCATCtcctttttataaaaaaaaaatgaaattcatgTTTATGAACCAATactacaattttaaaaaagcGAACGATGCTATGTTCACTTCTCCATTCATTGACTGTTATTTGAGTGAGATTTGTTGGTTTTCAGTTTAGTGAGTGAAATATGTGCAgtctgttttcttgtttttcatgTCCGTACCGAGATGTAATCTTTTTTATTGGGTTAGTTTGCAAGAAGCTcagaagaggatgaagataaagaaACCACCTCACATCTTGGTCATCCATCTTAAGCGTTTTAAGTACATGGAGCAGCTTGGCCGCTACAAGAAGTTGTCATATCGGGTTGTTTTTCCCCTGGAGCTGAAGTTGAGTAACACTGTTGAAGATGCAGATATAGAGTATTCTCTATTTGCGGTAGTTGTCCATGTTGGGAGTGGGCCCAACCATGGGCATTATGTCAGTCTTGTGAAAAGCCATAACCACTGGTTATTTTTTGATGACGAAAATGTAGAGATGATTGACGAATCTGCTGTGCAGACGTTCTTTGGATCATCACAGGAATATTCAAGTAATACAGATCATGGGTACATTTTGTTCTATGAGAGCCTTGGCTCTGGTAACAGGAATTAGATGGAGAAGTTCTACAACTCTTCTGTAATCATTTGGACTTCTTTTCACCAGGTTTccatatttattttcctttctac contains:
- the LOC108323803 gene encoding ubiquitin carboxyl-terminal hydrolase 4 encodes the protein MGAAGSKLEKALGDQFPEGERYFGLENFGNTCYCNSVLQALYFCVPFREQLLEYYGNNKSILDGEENLLTCLADLFSQISSQKKKTGVVAPKRFVQRLKKQNELFRSYMHQDAHEFLNFLLNELVDILEKESQAAKTADQETSPPSEKAANGPKNGQANGVHKEPLVTWVHKNFQGILTNETRCLQCETVTARDETFLDLSLDIEQNSSITSCLKNFSSTETLNAEDKFFCDKCCSLQEAQKRMKIKKPPHILVIHLKRFKYMEQLGRYKKLSYRVVFPLELKLSNTVEDADIEYSLFAVVVHVGSGPNHGHYVSLVKSHNHWLFFDDENVEMIDESAVQTFFGSSQEYSSNTDHGYILFYESLGSGNRN